Below is a genomic region from Isosphaeraceae bacterium EP7.
CGTTCGAGCTGGGGCTGGTCGAGACGATCGCGGTGGAGAGCGTGCGGATTGAACGGTGCCGGATCGAGGAGCGGTTGGCTCGGGACTTCAGGGCCCGGCGGGCCGTCGATTGCTGGGGGGATGAACGCCAGGCCGAGATTGAGAAGCTGGCGCGGGGGCTATCGTCTCGGCCGGCCGAGACGGCGGCGCGGCTCAGGACGACGGCTCCGGGCTGCGACTGGATGATCGACCGCTGGCGGATGCTGGGGCATGCACTGGCCAAGAACGGGAGCTGGACCGACGAGCAGGCGGGGCTGGCCCTCGACCTTCTGGGTGTCGCGGCCGAGCTTCGCGAATTGCCCACGCAGATCGACCCTCATGACGGGTGCGAGGTGGCGATCCATCGGCGGGCGCTCGTCGAGGATCAGCTCGTCCGGCTGCACGCCCGCAAGGAGTCGACGCTCGACGAGATCGAGGACGATCATCGCGAGGCCGCCTCCCAGGGGTTGATCACCGTGGATGATCCGACGCTGGTGCTTTTGCGCCGGTATGAGACGGCCAGCCTGCGTCGGTTGAAATGGGCGCTCGACCTGATGCACCGGGGCGACAAGACGCGGCCCGACGATCACGGCTTCGGCAAGCGCGACTTCGACCCGCCCGCCTGGAAAGGCCCAAACCCGGCCGCCGTCCCGAATTTCCCGACCCCTCGCCCGATGCCGACTACCCCGGCCCCAGGCGCGGAACGAAGCCATCTTGCCGAATCGGGGGTGCCCACTCCGACGCTCCAGGCTCGGCTTTCCGACTCGCTTCCGCGTGCGGTCGGGGCTTCGCAGCCGGTTGCGTCCGGCCGGACGTTCGTTGCGCACCAGGGGCACACGGCGTTGAATCGCCGGGCGCGTCGCGCGGCCCGCGCCGGCGCGGGTCTGGTCGCAAGTTGCGTCGGTTGAGCGGGTTTGGACTGGCGGGTTGTCCGGGAAGATCGGTGCGGTGGTGGGGACGTCGTCGGCCGGCCGTGCGGGCTTGCGCGTTTGGCAGGGTTCTTCGGCCCAAACACCCCAGATGTTTGACGCGGGGTGCTAGGCTTCCTACAGTCAGGGGCTTCCGCGCGGGGGCGGCATGGGCGGGCGTCGGTTGACGCTCGCGGTCGTTAGGCCCGGCGGCGTTCGAGGGTGTTCGATGATCTCGCATCACGTGGCGCAGTTGTCGCTGGCGATCTATGGCCTGCTCCTGGCGGTCGGAGGCTACATCGGGTTCCGCAAGGCGGGCAGCACGGCCTCGCTGCGGGCAGGCCTGATCGCCGGGGTCCTGGCGTTCATCGGCGCCGGGACGGTCACGGATAACGGGGTGCTCGGCCTGAAGTTCGGGGCGTTCGTCGCCGGGGCCATGGGCATCATCTTCGCCATCCGCCTGGCCAAGACGAAGAAATTCATGCCCAGCGGCCTGCTGCTGGGGCTCAGCCTCGTGGAACTCTTGATCCTGCTGCTGGCGATCCTGTAAGACGGCCTGACACCCTGGATTGCGGATTCTCGACGTTCAAAGGTGAGGGGCCGCGAAACCTTGCGGCGTGGGGCGGGTTTCATGAACTGGAGAGGCGGCCGGGCGACGCACGCCCGGCCGGTCGAGGCGACCGAGGAAGAAGGGCCCTGGCCATGACTCATCGCGGACGCACCAAAGGCTGGGCGGGGGCGGCGATGCTGGCGGCGGTCCTCGCCTCGGCGATGGCCCCGGCACCCGCCGACGAAACCACCCCCCCGCTGAAGGCCGATGTAGGCGCCATGCCCGCCGCCGACGCCTCGGCCGACACCCCCAAGCCGAAGCTTGCTGCCAAGAAAGGCGTCGTCCCCAAGGGTCTGGACGAGGCCAAGAAAGCGGCGAGGAAGGCCAAGCGGGCCAAGGCCAAGGCCGAGGCGAACAAGGACAAGGATCAGGACGGCGCGAAGGACGAGCCGGCCGCCGATCCCCTGGCCGGCCGGCCCCCCCGGGTCGTGACCAAGCCGCGGATCGATGCCGCGCAGATCGACGCGATGCTGGAGGCCTCGCTGGCGGGCTCGAAGGTCAAGCCGGCCGAGCCGACCTCGGACATCGAGTTCGTGCGCAGGGCCTATCTCGACCTCGTCGGCAAGCTGCCGACCCCCGCGCAGGTCGAGTCGTTCATGCACGACCGCCCCGGCTCCAGGCGCGATGACCTGATCGCCGGCCTCCTCTCCAGCAAGGGGTTCGGCGAGAACTGGGCGCGGTTCTGGCGCGACGTCATCCGGTCCAGGGCCCCGCAGGCCAACGCGGGCCGGGTGCGGTACGACGAGTTCGAGACCTGGCTGGCGGGCCAGCTCAACGGCGGGACCCCCTGGGACGAGATCGTCGGCCGGATGATCACCTCCACCGGGCGGGTAGACGAAGAAGGGGCCGCCTCGTTCATCCTGGCCGAGAACGCCGACCCGATCGAGCTTGCCGGCGAGGTCTCCCGCGTCTTCATGGGCGTGCAGATCCAGTGCGCCCAGTGCCACGACCACCGGACCGACCCCTGGAAGCGCGAGCAGTTCCACGAGTTCGCCGCCTTCTTCGCCGGCACCAAGGCCAGGCGCGCCACCAAGCCGCAGGAGAAGCCCGCCGTCTTCGAGGTGATCTCCCAGCCCGGCGTCCCGCGCTACACCATGCCCGACCTGGCCGAGCCCACCAAGCTGATCCCGGTGAAGCCCAAGTTCTTCCTGGCCTCCTCGGAGCAAGCGGTCCCGGGCAACCTGAAGGCCCACGACCGCAGGGTGCTGGCCGCCAGCTACGTGACCGGCCAGGACAACCCCTGGTTCGCCCGCGCCTACGTCAACCGGGTCTGGGCCATCCTGATGGGCGAGGGGTTCTGCATGCCGGTCGACGACATGGGCCCCGGCCGCAAGATGAAGGCCGGCGACGTGCTCGACCGCCTCGCCTCCGAATGGCAAGGGGGGGGCTACGACGTGAAGTGGCTCTTCCGCACCCTGATGGAGACCAAGGCCTACCAGCGCCGGATCAGGTCCACCGCCAGCGAGGCCGGCCGCACGACGTTCGCCGCCAACTGCACCAGCCGGCTCCGGTCCGACCAGATCTTCGACTCGCTGGCCCAGGTCCTGGGAATTGACACCACCAGCCGCGCCTTCAAGCAGGCCGCCAACGCCGAGATGAAGGGGGGCAAGGGGCAGGCCAAGGGGGCCAGGCTGGGCGGAGACCCCGCGCGTGCCCTGTTTAATGTCACCTTCGGCGAAGACCCCTCCACCCCGCCCGACGAGGTCGTCGGCACCATCCCGCAGGCCCTCGTGCTGATGAACGGGCCGATGGTCAACAAGGGGATCGCTTACCGCAAGACGACCGCCAAGGGGGGCAGCGTCCTGGGCGAGATCCTGGACGGCTCGCCCACCCCGCACGCCGCGCTCGACCGGCTCTACCTGCGGGTGCTGGCCCGCC
It encodes:
- a CDS encoding TMEM14 family protein, with protein sequence MISHHVAQLSLAIYGLLLAVGGYIGFRKAGSTASLRAGLIAGVLAFIGAGTVTDNGVLGLKFGAFVAGAMGIIFAIRLAKTKKFMPSGLLLGLSLVELLILLLAIL
- a CDS encoding DUF1549 domain-containing protein, with translation MTHRGRTKGWAGAAMLAAVLASAMAPAPADETTPPLKADVGAMPAADASADTPKPKLAAKKGVVPKGLDEAKKAARKAKRAKAKAEANKDKDQDGAKDEPAADPLAGRPPRVVTKPRIDAAQIDAMLEASLAGSKVKPAEPTSDIEFVRRAYLDLVGKLPTPAQVESFMHDRPGSRRDDLIAGLLSSKGFGENWARFWRDVIRSRAPQANAGRVRYDEFETWLAGQLNGGTPWDEIVGRMITSTGRVDEEGAASFILAENADPIELAGEVSRVFMGVQIQCAQCHDHRTDPWKREQFHEFAAFFAGTKARRATKPQEKPAVFEVISQPGVPRYTMPDLAEPTKLIPVKPKFFLASSEQAVPGNLKAHDRRVLAASYVTGQDNPWFARAYVNRVWAILMGEGFCMPVDDMGPGRKMKAGDVLDRLASEWQGGGYDVKWLFRTLMETKAYQRRIRSTASEAGRTTFAANCTSRLRSDQIFDSLAQVLGIDTTSRAFKQAANAEMKGGKGQAKGARLGGDPARALFNVTFGEDPSTPPDEVVGTIPQALVLMNGPMVNKGIAYRKTTAKGGSVLGEILDGSPTPHAALDRLYLRVLARRPTADEAKIFDRYLSQTGGNLPEAFEDLFWALLNSTEFLSRR